Proteins from a single region of Candidatus Paceibacterota bacterium:
- the infB gene encoding translation initiation factor IF-2 yields the protein MPVRIYDISKKLHLESKQVLAKAKALGLTAARVASSSLDKITAEYLELELLKDHPELAAPPPPPPPAPLEPPVVELVAPPAPEVKTEQTVEASATDAAASPVAELAAVQPEPAISDSGIVVLEAPAVPEPAPPVVEPPPPPPPPPGPKVGDKVGFIQLRPRPGTTKVVTRPADQKKPDFIRRGDVRGVRGAPTAPQLAVPRAAAAQKGGAKTKAGDLTVNEPKIVLPADAQVITLKPPIVVRDLAEQIKQKPFKIIADLMETGVFANVNQAIDEKVAQRICAKYGFKFEVEKRERGSGQVHAPVRGKPDLDVEDKVEDLVPRAPVVTIMGHVDHGKTTLLDVIRKSNVAAGEAGGITQHIGAYTISFPHPERKKEPAQITFLDTPGHAAFSSMRARGANVTDLVVLVVAANDGVMPQTIEALNHARAARVPVLVAVNKIDHPNANPLKVRQQLQDKGVVPDDWGGDTIFVDVSALTKNGLDKLIEMILLQADLLELKANPNRRAKGNVIESGLEPGGPTATVLVRKGTLRVSDVIICGQYYGRVRALISEEGKRTKEAGPSVAVKVLGLNGVPDAGLEFSVVEDEKAARDLAEQRGQAAKALGQEATRAKMTLENLFDQLASNAGKVLKLVVKADTQGSVEAIVDALKKIESEKVSLEVIHSAVGTITESDVALASASEAVILGFHTRIDSGVADKAKHEGVQIKLYAVIYELIDQVKEGMAGLLEPLLKDITAGAAEVRKIFRLSKGAPVAGCMVTSGRIVKGKVRVRRRKEVIYEGIAQSLRRFQDEVNEVRAGMECGIRIDGFSEFQVGDSIECYTMEKIAQKL from the coding sequence ATGCCCGTTCGGATTTACGACATTTCGAAGAAGCTGCACCTGGAGAGCAAGCAAGTGCTCGCCAAGGCGAAGGCTTTGGGTCTAACCGCTGCGCGGGTAGCCTCCAGCTCGCTGGATAAGATCACCGCCGAGTATCTCGAACTCGAACTTCTCAAGGACCACCCCGAACTTGCGGCTCCGCCGCCCCCGCCACCACCTGCCCCACTCGAGCCGCCGGTCGTAGAGTTGGTTGCTCCGCCTGCCCCTGAAGTCAAGACGGAGCAGACGGTGGAAGCGAGCGCAACAGATGCGGCCGCCTCACCTGTTGCGGAGCTTGCTGCAGTTCAACCGGAACCGGCCATATCAGATTCCGGCATCGTAGTCCTCGAAGCGCCGGCGGTTCCCGAGCCCGCGCCGCCAGTTGTCGAGCCGCCTCCACCTCCGCCCCCGCCGCCTGGACCCAAGGTGGGAGACAAGGTCGGGTTCATCCAGTTGCGACCCAGGCCGGGGACCACGAAGGTTGTGACTCGGCCAGCCGACCAGAAGAAGCCTGATTTCATACGGCGCGGCGATGTGCGCGGTGTTCGTGGCGCCCCTACCGCTCCGCAATTAGCTGTCCCCAGAGCTGCGGCCGCGCAAAAGGGCGGCGCCAAGACGAAGGCTGGTGACCTCACGGTCAACGAGCCAAAGATCGTGCTGCCCGCCGATGCTCAGGTGATAACCCTGAAGCCGCCGATTGTCGTCCGTGACCTTGCGGAGCAGATTAAGCAAAAGCCCTTCAAGATAATCGCCGACTTGATGGAGACGGGTGTCTTCGCCAACGTCAACCAGGCGATTGACGAGAAGGTGGCGCAACGCATCTGCGCGAAGTACGGGTTCAAGTTCGAGGTGGAGAAGCGCGAGCGGGGGAGCGGCCAAGTTCATGCACCCGTCCGAGGCAAGCCGGATTTGGACGTGGAGGACAAGGTCGAAGACTTGGTTCCTCGAGCGCCGGTTGTGACGATCATGGGTCATGTTGACCACGGCAAAACCACCTTGCTCGACGTGATCCGCAAGTCCAACGTTGCTGCGGGCGAGGCTGGCGGCATCACGCAACATATCGGCGCCTACACCATTTCCTTCCCGCATCCCGAGCGGAAGAAAGAGCCGGCCCAGATCACATTCCTCGATACACCAGGCCACGCTGCCTTCAGCTCGATGCGGGCGCGGGGGGCGAACGTGACAGACCTGGTGGTGCTGGTCGTGGCTGCCAACGATGGTGTGATGCCGCAGACCATCGAGGCGCTCAACCATGCGCGCGCGGCCAGGGTCCCGGTGCTGGTCGCGGTCAACAAGATTGACCACCCCAACGCCAACCCGCTGAAAGTCCGCCAGCAGTTGCAGGACAAAGGAGTGGTGCCCGACGATTGGGGCGGTGACACGATTTTCGTGGACGTTTCAGCCCTAACCAAGAACGGCCTGGACAAACTCATCGAGATGATCCTGCTGCAGGCCGACTTGCTGGAACTCAAGGCCAACCCGAACCGGCGCGCCAAGGGGAACGTGATTGAGTCGGGCTTGGAGCCTGGCGGTCCTACGGCCACGGTGCTGGTGCGCAAAGGCACCCTCCGGGTTAGCGACGTAATCATCTGCGGACAATATTACGGTCGTGTGCGGGCGCTAATCAGCGAGGAGGGCAAACGCACAAAGGAAGCCGGACCTTCGGTGGCGGTGAAAGTCCTCGGTTTGAATGGCGTCCCCGACGCGGGCCTGGAGTTCAGCGTGGTGGAGGATGAGAAGGCGGCTCGCGACCTGGCGGAACAGCGCGGCCAGGCGGCCAAGGCTCTGGGCCAGGAAGCCACGCGGGCCAAGATGACGCTGGAAAACCTGTTTGATCAACTGGCCTCAAACGCCGGCAAGGTGCTGAAGTTAGTGGTCAAGGCCGATACCCAGGGTTCGGTAGAAGCCATCGTGGACGCCCTCAAGAAGATCGAATCGGAGAAGGTGTCGCTGGAGGTCATCCACAGCGCCGTGGGCACGATTACGGAATCCGACGTGGCGCTGGCCTCGGCCTCGGAGGCGGTCATCCTGGGTTTCCACACCCGGATTGACAGCGGCGTGGCCGATAAGGCCAAGCACGAAGGCGTGCAGATCAAGCTCTACGCGGTTATTTACGAGTTGATTGATCAGGTGAAGGAGGGCATGGCCGGGCTGCTTGAGCCGCTGTTGAAGGACATCACGGCCGGCGCGGCCGAGGTGCGCAAAATTTTCCGGCTGTCGAAGGGCGCGCCCGTAGCCGGGTGCATGGTGACAAGCGGCCGCATCGTGAAAGGCAAGGTCCGGGTGCGGCGTCGCAAGGAGGTCATTTATGAAGGTATCGCCCAATCCCTGCGCCGTTTCCAGGACGAAGTCAACGAGGTCCGCGCCGGCATGGAATGCGGCATTCGCATTGACGGCTTTAGCGAGTTTCAAGTCGGCGATAGTATCGAGTGCTACACGATGGAGAAGATTGCCCAGAAGCTCTGA